From one Dokdonella sp. genomic stretch:
- a CDS encoding heavy metal translocating P-type ATPase — protein sequence MNQDHGHAPGAHAPKHACCHAGAAPAKATDPVCGMQVEIATAKHVREHQGRPVYFCCAGCATKFEADPARYAGMQPAPAAAPPMPAGTIYTCPMDPEVRQVGPGTCPKCGMALEPLDPAMADDGELRRVRRRFVIAALFALPLLVVAMGPHLGLWHPSAGALPALRWLEFALATPLVLWLGLDYHRRGWQGVRNRAPNMYTLIGLGVLVAYSVSLAALLAPQVFPPAMRDMHGRVPLYFEASGVIVALALLGEWLELRARGRSSAAIRSLLDLAPKTALRLREGQGDEEVAVEALRVGDRVRVRPGEKMPVDGVVVDGTSAVDESMLSGEPIPVAKQAGDRVTGGTLNGSGSLVVRADRLGADSMLAQIVALVGQAQRSRAPLQRIADRVARWFVPAVVVAALLTFIAWFAFGPEPRFAYAMANAVAVLVIACPCALGLATPISIMVASGRGAEIGVLFREASAIETLAAIDTLVLDKTGTITEGRPRLTDLVAAPGFDEAGVLLDAASLEAASEHPLARAILEAARERDLVPRAVEAFEAVSGEGVRARLGGRTLALGNSGFVGRVDAALEARADTLRDEGKTVVFLAIDGQPAGLVAVQDPLKAGAAQTLAELKAAGLRLVMATGDNPATARAVAASLPFDEVLAGQSPQQKAEAIAALRARGARVAMAGDGINDAPALAAADVGIAMGDGTDIAMESAQVTLVKGELGGILRARRLSAATVRNIHQNLAFAFGYNALGIPIAAGVLYPVFGWLASPMVAAVAMSLSSVSVITNALRLQRFHG from the coding sequence ATGAATCAGGATCATGGGCACGCGCCGGGCGCTCATGCGCCGAAGCACGCCTGTTGCCATGCGGGCGCAGCGCCGGCCAAGGCCACCGATCCCGTCTGCGGCATGCAGGTCGAGATCGCCACGGCCAAACACGTCCGCGAGCACCAAGGTCGGCCGGTGTACTTCTGCTGTGCCGGATGCGCGACCAAGTTCGAGGCCGACCCGGCGCGCTATGCCGGCATGCAGCCGGCACCGGCCGCCGCGCCGCCGATGCCTGCCGGCACGATCTACACCTGTCCGATGGATCCCGAGGTCCGCCAGGTCGGGCCGGGCACCTGTCCGAAGTGCGGCATGGCGCTGGAACCTCTCGATCCGGCCATGGCTGACGATGGCGAACTGCGCCGCGTGCGTCGCCGCTTCGTGATCGCCGCGCTGTTCGCGTTGCCGCTGCTGGTCGTCGCGATGGGCCCGCATCTCGGCCTCTGGCATCCGTCAGCGGGTGCGCTGCCCGCGCTGCGCTGGCTCGAGTTCGCGCTGGCAACGCCGCTGGTGCTCTGGCTCGGTCTCGACTATCACCGCCGCGGCTGGCAGGGCGTGCGCAACCGCGCGCCGAACATGTACACGCTGATTGGCCTCGGCGTGCTGGTGGCGTACTCGGTCAGCCTCGCCGCCCTGCTTGCGCCGCAGGTGTTTCCGCCGGCAATGCGCGACATGCACGGGCGTGTGCCGCTGTATTTCGAGGCGTCCGGCGTGATCGTCGCCCTCGCTCTGCTCGGTGAATGGCTGGAACTGCGCGCGCGCGGGCGCAGTTCGGCAGCGATCCGTAGCCTGCTCGACCTCGCGCCGAAGACTGCGCTGCGTCTGCGCGAAGGGCAGGGCGACGAGGAAGTTGCGGTCGAGGCGCTGCGCGTCGGCGATCGCGTGCGCGTGCGGCCGGGCGAGAAGATGCCGGTCGATGGCGTGGTCGTCGATGGTACCAGCGCGGTCGACGAGTCGATGTTGAGCGGCGAGCCGATCCCGGTCGCCAAGCAGGCCGGTGATCGTGTCACCGGCGGTACGCTGAACGGCAGCGGCAGCCTCGTCGTGCGCGCCGACCGCCTTGGCGCCGACAGCATGCTGGCGCAGATCGTCGCCTTGGTCGGCCAGGCACAGCGTTCGCGTGCGCCGCTGCAGCGCATTGCCGACCGCGTCGCGCGCTGGTTCGTGCCGGCGGTGGTGGTCGCGGCATTGCTCACCTTCATCGCTTGGTTCGCGTTCGGACCCGAGCCGCGCTTCGCCTACGCAATGGCCAATGCGGTCGCCGTGCTGGTGATCGCCTGCCCGTGCGCGCTCGGCCTGGCCACGCCGATCTCGATCATGGTTGCCAGCGGCCGCGGCGCCGAGATCGGCGTGCTGTTCCGCGAGGCCTCGGCAATCGAGACCTTGGCCGCGATCGACACCCTCGTGCTCGACAAGACCGGCACGATCACCGAGGGGCGGCCACGCCTTACCGATCTCGTCGCCGCACCGGGTTTCGACGAAGCCGGCGTGCTGCTCGATGCGGCCAGCCTCGAAGCGGCCAGCGAGCATCCATTGGCGCGCGCGATCCTCGAAGCGGCGCGCGAACGCGACCTGGTGCCGCGCGCGGTCGAAGCCTTCGAAGCGGTCAGCGGTGAGGGCGTGCGGGCGCGCCTGGGCGGGCGCACACTGGCCCTCGGCAACTCCGGTTTCGTCGGCCGCGTCGACGCCGCGCTCGAGGCGCGCGCCGACACGCTGCGCGACGAGGGCAAGACCGTGGTTTTCCTCGCCATCGATGGTCAGCCGGCCGGTCTGGTCGCCGTGCAGGATCCGCTCAAGGCCGGCGCCGCGCAGACGCTTGCCGAACTGAAGGCCGCAGGCCTGCGCCTGGTCATGGCCACCGGCGACAACCCGGCCACGGCGCGCGCGGTCGCCGCGTCGCTGCCGTTCGACGAGGTGCTTGCCGGGCAGTCGCCGCAGCAGAAGGCCGAGGCGATCGCCGCCCTGCGCGCACGCGGCGCGCGCGTGGCGATGGCCGGTGACGGCATCAACGATGCGCCGGCACTGGCCGCGGCCGACGTCGGCATCGCCATGGGCGACGGCACCGACATCGCCATGGAGAGCGCGCAGGTCACCCTGGTCAAGGGCGAACTCGGCGGCATCCTGCGTGCGCGCCGCTTGTCGGCGGCGACGGTGCGCAACATCCACCAGAACCTCGCCTTTGCATTCGGCTACAACGCGCTGGGCATCCCGATCGCCGCCGGCGTGCTGTATCCGGTCTTTGGCTGGCTGGCGAGCCCGATGGTGGCGGCGGTTGCGATGAGCCTGTCGTCGGTGTCGGTGATCACCAATGCGCTGCGGTTGCAGCGGTTTCACGGGTGA
- a CDS encoding MerR family DNA-binding protein, with amino-acid sequence MSSFPIGRLAEHAGVGIDTVRYYERAGLLAPAGRSPSGYRQYGEGELRRLRFIRRAQHLGFSLAEIGDLLAIGGQDDIAAVRELARRHLDGIEQRMAELQRMRDALGRLVTACPGHGLAQDCPILRAFDEGDVA; translated from the coding sequence ATGTCCAGCTTTCCGATCGGTCGACTGGCTGAGCATGCCGGTGTCGGCATCGACACCGTGCGCTACTACGAGCGGGCTGGTCTGCTGGCACCCGCCGGGCGTTCGCCCAGCGGCTATCGGCAATACGGCGAGGGTGAACTGCGCCGCCTGCGCTTCATCCGGCGTGCCCAGCATCTCGGCTTCAGCCTCGCCGAAATCGGTGACTTGCTCGCAATCGGCGGGCAGGACGACATCGCCGCCGTGCGCGAGCTGGCGCGCCGGCATCTCGACGGCATCGAGCAGCGCATGGCCGAGTTGCAGCGCATGCGCGATGCGCTCGGTCGACTGGTCACCGCCTGCCCGGGCCACGGTCTCGCGCAGGATTGTCCGATCCTGCGCGCCTTCGATGAAGGAGACGTGGCATGA